The Brassica napus cultivar Da-Ae unplaced genomic scaffold, Da-Ae ScsIHWf_21;HRSCAF=43, whole genome shotgun sequence genome window below encodes:
- the LOC125600335 gene encoding HIV Tat-specific factor 1 homolog — MVVETRGGGKRKDNPTKEEVRKVKFVKTTSDNIEKTTTENVESTGTVTTDVSTETTDVSTEKTTDVSTEKTTDVSTEKTTDVSTEKTTDVSTEKTTDVSAEKTSEDARESTAEITEASDVALETAPATMNKENQKAGSGEEENDHDDRSDDSSQENEDGEEEQEEADEKEELKVLEKEMVTEKEMDGDTEVLEKEMVTEKEMETEKEG, encoded by the exons ATGGTGGTCGAAACGAGAGGAGGGGGTAAGAGGAAGGATAATCCAACGAAGGAAGAGGTTCGGAAAGTGAAGTTTGTAAAGACGACCTCCGATAATATTGAGAAGACGACGACGGAGAATGTTGAATCGACGGGAACG GTGACGACGGATGTCTCGACGGAGACGACGGATGTCTCTACGGAGAAGACAACAGATGTCTCGACGGAGAAGACGACGGATGTCTCGACGGAGAAGACGACGGATGTCTCGACGGAGAAGACGACGGATGTCTCGACGGAGAAGACGACGGATGTCTCGGCGGAGAAGACGAGTGAGGACGCGAGGGAGAGTACGGCAGAGATAACGGAGGCGAGTGATGTGGCTTTAGAAACTGCTCCGGCGACAATGAACAAAG AGAATCAGAAAGCCGGTTCTGGAGAGGAAGAGAATGATCATGACGACCGTTCCGATGATTCTAGCCAGGAGAATgaagatggtgaagaagaacaagaagaagcagATGAGAAGGAAGAACTGAAGGTTCTGGAGAAGGAAATGGTGACAGAGAAGGAAATGGACGGAGATACTGAGGTTCTGGAGAAGGAAATGGTGACAGAGAAGGAAATGGAGACGGAGAAGGAAGGATAA
- the LOC125600332 gene encoding uncharacterized protein LOC125600332, giving the protein MTHPYQEMKDMKKHKKHYDMLGYICDAQYGIPTRCPCGGEIKTDVSPNPKYRHDFDTLPGSRYFTCKNYEDDGMHFRQPWAFGVEDEVRRLRMEVNDMAEEIAKLKRIIPLPLVHEILKSQVCSVKSLNLI; this is encoded by the exons ATGACTCACCCGTACCAAGAGATGAAGGACatgaagaaacacaagaaaCACTACGACATGTTAGGCTACATTTGCGATGCCCAGTATGGAATTCCTACCCGTTGTCCATGTGGCGGTGAAATCAAGACAGATGTTTCTCCAAATCCTAAGTATCGCCACGATTTCGATACCTTGCCTGGGAGTAGGTACTTCACCTGCAAGAATTATGAG GACGATGGGATGCACTTTCGTCAGCCATGGGCTTTTGGTGTTGAGGATGAAGTGAGGCGCCTAAGGATGGAGGTGAATGACATGGCTGAAGAGATTGCTAAGCTTAAGAGGATTATACCTCTACCTCTCGTCCATGAGATTCTCAAATCTCAA GTTTGTTCTGTTAAGTCTTTGAATCTTATCTAA